The following coding sequences lie in one Gemmatimonadaceae bacterium genomic window:
- a CDS encoding phage/plasmid primase, P4 family — translation MTHDVRHFPHTDLGNAERFVAAHGHALRYLAAGNKWLCWDGSRWAFDATLEVQRRAKRVIRDLRADVAALQEGGHRDDAKDLAKHAARSESAASMRALLECARAEAGIAITPAALDVDPWKLSVANGTLDLHTGTLRPHRPADLITKLVPVAFDPAARCDRWESFVLQVMEGNEQLVNFLQRAVGYSLTGSTEEQCVFFLYGSGANGKSTFLEILRALLNDYASQADFTTFLERQSDGPRNDVARLFGARLVTSAEVGEGKRLNESLVKSLTGSDTVTARFLHQEHFEYRPSFKLWLAANHRPVIRGTDQAIWRRFRLVPFNLQLEPAQRDPHLAETLRDELPGILAWAVAGCLLWQRDGLNPPAEVVVATDAYRRESDTLGAFLEEYCELGAEFVQPASELYRAYKQWTEVAGEFQLSQTAFGRRLEERGITAEKRGTGAARTKWRLGVRLTATFDRAAHGPPREAYDRDESLFA, via the coding sequence ATGACCCACGACGTCCGCCATTTCCCGCACACCGACCTCGGCAACGCTGAGCGCTTCGTCGCTGCACACGGGCATGCACTCCGGTATCTGGCGGCGGGGAACAAGTGGCTGTGCTGGGACGGGAGCCGCTGGGCGTTCGATGCCACGCTCGAGGTCCAGCGCCGGGCGAAACGTGTGATCCGAGACCTCCGCGCGGACGTTGCGGCGCTCCAGGAGGGCGGGCATCGAGACGACGCGAAGGACCTGGCGAAACATGCGGCCCGATCGGAGTCGGCCGCGAGCATGCGGGCGCTGCTGGAGTGCGCCCGCGCGGAGGCGGGAATCGCCATCACGCCCGCCGCGCTGGACGTCGACCCGTGGAAGCTCTCGGTCGCGAACGGCACGCTCGACCTCCACACGGGCACGCTCCGTCCACACCGTCCAGCCGACCTCATCACCAAGCTCGTGCCCGTGGCCTTCGATCCCGCGGCGCGGTGCGACCGGTGGGAGTCGTTCGTGCTGCAGGTGATGGAGGGCAACGAGCAGTTGGTCAACTTCCTCCAGCGCGCGGTCGGCTACTCGCTCACCGGGTCGACCGAGGAACAGTGCGTCTTCTTCCTCTACGGCTCCGGCGCGAACGGCAAGAGCACGTTCCTCGAGATCCTCCGCGCGCTGCTCAACGACTATGCCTCCCAGGCCGACTTCACCACGTTCCTCGAGCGCCAGTCTGATGGCCCGCGGAACGACGTGGCCCGGCTCTTTGGCGCCCGTCTCGTCACGTCGGCGGAGGTCGGCGAAGGCAAGCGCCTCAACGAGTCCCTGGTGAAGTCGCTCACCGGGTCCGACACGGTCACCGCCCGGTTCCTGCACCAGGAGCACTTCGAGTACCGGCCCAGCTTCAAGCTCTGGCTGGCGGCCAACCACCGGCCCGTGATTCGCGGGACCGACCAGGCGATCTGGCGGCGGTTCCGCTTGGTGCCGTTCAACCTGCAACTCGAGCCCGCCCAGCGCGATCCGCACCTCGCCGAGACGCTCCGTGACGAGCTCCCCGGCATCCTCGCCTGGGCCGTGGCGGGCTGCCTCCTGTGGCAGCGAGACGGCTTGAACCCACCCGCCGAGGTCGTGGTGGCCACGGACGCCTACCGTCGCGAATCCGACACCCTGGGGGCCTTCCTCGAGGAATACTGCGAGCTCGGTGCCGAATTCGTGCAGCCGGCCTCTGAGCTCTATCGCGCCTACAAGCAGTGGACGGAAGTCGCTGGCGAATTCCAGCTGTCGCAGACCGCCTTCGGTCGGCGGCTCGAGGAACGGGGCATCACGGCTGAGAAGCGCGGAACGGGCGCCGCGCGTACGAAATGGCGCCTTGGCGTACGGCTCACCGCGACCTTCGACCGCGCCGCCCACGGTCCGCCGCGCGAGGCGTACGATCGAGACGAGAGCCTGTTCGCATGA
- a CDS encoding tyrosine-type recombinase/integrase — MLCLVGGSRWLSLTLIQGGDDVPRAKRQQGWSYSAGKWGVNRVRAFERPEKGMFVEWFEAEPATGGIRKRRRLALGRITRDEAEAKADAIALAFRRGDDPVPKGLTLRALFEMYEREVTVSKSETTQAHDRRCLEMLLRAFGATREPGTLSRRDLDRFVADRRAGRIAPAGVATRRKVRDRPIEQDCSLLNAVLNWATRAGDGKGGALLDRNPLKGLAIPREASPRRPVCSDAQYQAMLEAARDVGPWAACFTIVMHEAGHRASSVRQLRWSDIDLTEKRVHWRGEVDKIRFDHWTPLTDAAAQALAAEQARRAAIGAAWVFPARRDAREPLSRDGAANLWKQLAKKAGLPKDERYGWHSTRRAFATDLKGMPLKDLCHLGGWKNPAVLLTAYQVADEETQRTALKERKPVGVRAVSGAK, encoded by the coding sequence ATGCTCTGTCTCGTCGGCGGATCGCGTTGGCTGTCGCTCACCCTGATTCAGGGAGGTGACGACGTGCCACGAGCGAAACGACAGCAGGGCTGGTCTTACTCCGCAGGCAAGTGGGGCGTGAACCGGGTGCGTGCCTTCGAGCGCCCGGAGAAGGGGATGTTCGTCGAGTGGTTCGAAGCGGAACCGGCGACGGGCGGGATTCGGAAGCGGCGCCGGTTGGCGCTCGGCCGGATCACGCGGGACGAAGCCGAGGCGAAGGCTGACGCGATCGCGTTGGCGTTCCGCCGCGGTGATGACCCGGTCCCGAAGGGCCTCACCTTGCGGGCGCTGTTTGAGATGTACGAACGGGAAGTGACGGTCTCCAAGAGCGAGACGACGCAGGCGCACGACCGCCGGTGCCTGGAGATGTTGCTCCGGGCGTTCGGGGCCACACGCGAGCCGGGGACGCTCTCCCGGCGGGACCTCGACCGGTTCGTGGCCGATCGGCGGGCCGGCAGGATCGCGCCGGCTGGGGTGGCGACGCGCCGGAAGGTGCGGGACCGGCCCATCGAGCAGGACTGTTCCCTGCTCAACGCCGTGCTCAACTGGGCCACTCGCGCGGGCGACGGGAAGGGCGGTGCGCTGCTCGACCGCAATCCGCTCAAGGGGTTGGCGATCCCACGGGAGGCGAGCCCGCGGCGTCCGGTGTGTTCGGATGCGCAGTACCAGGCGATGCTCGAGGCCGCGCGGGATGTGGGGCCGTGGGCGGCGTGCTTCACGATCGTGATGCACGAGGCCGGGCACCGTGCCTCCTCGGTGCGGCAACTCCGCTGGTCGGACATCGACCTCACGGAGAAGCGCGTGCACTGGCGCGGTGAAGTGGACAAGATCCGGTTCGATCACTGGACCCCGCTCACGGACGCCGCGGCGCAGGCCCTGGCCGCAGAGCAGGCCCGGCGTGCGGCGATCGGCGCGGCCTGGGTGTTCCCTGCCCGGCGCGACGCCCGGGAGCCGCTCTCACGCGATGGAGCGGCCAACCTGTGGAAGCAGCTCGCGAAGAAGGCGGGGCTTCCGAAAGACGAGCGGTACGGCTGGCACTCGACCAGACGGGCGTTCGCGACCGACCTCAAGGGGATGCCCCTCAAGGACCTCTGTCACCTGGGCGGCTGGAAGAACCCGGCGGTGCTGTTGACCGCCTACCAGGTGGCGGACGAGGAGACGCAGCGGACGGCGCTCAAGGAGCGAAAGCCGGTGGGCGTTCGGGCCGTTTCGGGGGCAAAATGA
- the rpsG gene encoding 30S ribosomal protein S7: MSRRKSAVKRNVLADARYDSQTVSKFINVMMLQGKKSTAEGIFYGAMDIVEAKTGQPGVNVFKQALSNVKPVVEVKSRRVGGATYQVPVEVRPERRTALAMRWVILYSRERGEKSMAEKLAAEVIAASKGEGNAVKKKEDTHRMADANKAFAHYRW; encoded by the coding sequence ATGAGCCGTCGCAAGAGTGCCGTGAAGCGCAACGTCCTGGCGGATGCGCGCTACGATAGTCAGACCGTATCGAAGTTCATCAACGTGATGATGCTGCAGGGCAAGAAGTCGACGGCCGAGGGCATCTTCTACGGTGCGATGGACATCGTCGAGGCGAAGACCGGACAGCCGGGCGTCAACGTGTTCAAGCAGGCGTTGTCGAACGTGAAGCCGGTGGTCGAGGTGAAGAGCCGGCGCGTGGGCGGCGCCACGTACCAGGTGCCGGTGGAAGTCCGCCCCGAGCGCCGCACCGCCCTGGCCATGCGCTGGGTCATCCTCTACTCGCGCGAGCGGGGTGAGAAGTCGATGGCGGAGAAGCTGGCGGCGGAAGTCATCGCCGCGTCGAAGGGCGAGGGCAACGCCGTGAAGAAGAAGGAAGACACGCACCGCATGGCTGACGCCAACAAGGCGTTCGCGCACTATCGCTGGTAA
- the rpsL gene encoding 30S ribosomal protein S12, translating to MPTINQLVRRSRRDVVKKEKSPALKSNPFRRGVCTRVYTTTPKKPNSALRKVAKVRLTNGFEVIAYIPGEGHNLQEHSIVLVRGGRVKDLPGVRYHIVRGSLDASGVNGRNQSRSKYGTKKPKAGK from the coding sequence ATGCCGACCATCAATCAGCTCGTCCGGCGGAGTCGCCGCGACGTCGTCAAGAAAGAGAAGTCTCCGGCGCTCAAGTCGAATCCGTTCCGCCGCGGTGTGTGCACCCGCGTCTACACGACGACGCCGAAGAAGCCGAACTCCGCGTTGCGCAAGGTGGCGAAGGTGCGCCTGACCAACGGCTTCGAAGTCATCGCCTACATTCCCGGCGAAGGCCACAATCTGCAGGAGCACTCGATCGTGCTCGTGCGCGGCGGCCGCGTGAAGGACCTGCCGGGCGTTCGCTATCACATCGTGCGCGGCTCGCTCGACGCTTCGGGCGTGAACGGCCGCAACCAGAGCCGTTCCAAGTACGGCACCAAGAAGCCCAAGGCGGGGAAATAA
- the rpoC gene encoding DNA-directed RNA polymerase subunit beta', with translation MIDFRSVRETRASAFDFIHIRIASPEEIRGPKDPKERERLEMQGLRAWWSWGEVTKPETINYRSFKPEKDGLFCERIFGPVKDWECHCGKYKRIRYRGVICDRCGVEVTLSKVRRERMGHIELAVPVAHIWFFKTLPSPMGNLLDITLRDLEKVIYYSNYVVIDPGEQEVQVNQLLDEEEYLLLRQKAKEEKDGAFLADIGAPAVRELLRRLDVDKLADTLRAQVVDESSQHRKKMLLKRLKIVDAFRNSGDAGDVRNKPEWMILDVVPVIPPDLRPLVPLDGGRFATSDLNDLYRRVINRNNRLQKLISHRAPEVILRNEKRMLQEAVDALFDNGRRSKAIRGRGKRPLKSLSDMLKGKQGRFRQNLLGKRVDYSGRSVIVVGPELKLHQCGLPKLMALELFKPFIIHKLVEKGIAETVKRAKKIVERESPEVYEILEEIIRDHPVLLNRAPTLHRLGIQAFEPVLVEGKAIRIHPLVCAAFNADFDGDQMAVHVPLSFEAQLEARLLMLSSNNILKPSDGRPVAEPSQDIVLGCYFATKAPANFDKAENLRHVTSVAEVETEIAVHRMDTHTPVLYWVADAGGARWEKTTAGRVLFNAIVPPELGYQNHDMKKKALSELVFESYRKAGLAATVSFLDRLKEFGFFNASRGGVSIGIEDLQIPAAKKELLAEAEERVERFQRAYQTGNITNGERYNKVIDTWTHANSDVAEAMVRAMRDSKNGFNPVFMMFDSGSRGSRDQIRQLAGMRGLMAKPQKKLTGGIGEIIESPIKSNFREGLSVLEYFISTHGARKGLADTALKTADAGYLTRRLVDVAQDVTITEEDCGTIQGLEISALKEGEDIIEPLSERIVGNVAADDVEDPHEIDETGRRTLLVEAGTLIDEETARNIEEAGIETVRIRSVLTCEAKRGLCRMCYGRNLATMEMVDLGEAVGIIAAQSIGEPGTQLTLRTFHIGGAASRIAEQTARKSKVAGIAEYGDRLSAVANPDGQRIVTSYEGEIIIRPAGDKNTGIGARLQVPLGAILMVNDGDEVKRDQIIFSWDPYTNPIIADCEGAVKFVDIIDDESVSEELDELTGLRQRVITEDREKKLHPHIEIVQEKGGKEKRIRDYVIPVGAQLTVEDGQKIFGGTILAKVGREAYKTRDITGGLPRVAELFEARRPKDPATISEVDGIVRFGEIKRGKREIYVSPVRVEGGNWVVDDTQEAHLYEVPAGKHLRVHEGDRVRAGDRLSEGPVNPHDILRIKGPRAVQEYLLNEVQEVYRLQGVKINDKHIGVIVRQMLQKVRILAPGDTQFLEGEHVDKQVFRTENDRAKKKKDDPSVAEPLLLGITKASLTTQSFISAASFQETTRVLTDAAIRGAKDDLLGLKENIIIGHLIPAGTGMYRYQAVEMDVEQPEGFGALPTMAETLPGVFAPVIEEEEPLPLSRPSVPDEL, from the coding sequence ATGATTGATTTCCGGAGCGTGCGCGAGACCCGCGCATCGGCGTTCGATTTCATCCATATCCGTATCGCCTCGCCCGAGGAGATTCGCGGACCGAAGGATCCCAAGGAGCGCGAGCGGCTGGAGATGCAGGGGCTGCGCGCGTGGTGGTCATGGGGCGAGGTCACCAAGCCCGAGACCATCAACTACCGCTCGTTCAAGCCGGAGAAGGACGGCCTCTTCTGCGAGCGCATCTTCGGTCCGGTCAAGGACTGGGAGTGCCACTGCGGCAAGTACAAGCGCATCCGCTATCGCGGCGTGATCTGCGATCGCTGCGGCGTGGAGGTCACGCTCAGCAAGGTGCGGCGCGAGCGCATGGGCCACATCGAGTTGGCCGTGCCCGTGGCCCACATCTGGTTCTTCAAGACGCTGCCGAGTCCGATGGGCAACCTGCTCGACATCACCCTGCGTGATCTCGAGAAGGTCATCTATTACTCGAACTACGTCGTCATCGACCCGGGCGAGCAGGAGGTCCAGGTCAACCAGCTACTGGACGAAGAGGAGTACCTGCTCCTTCGGCAGAAGGCCAAGGAAGAAAAGGATGGGGCGTTCCTGGCCGACATCGGCGCGCCGGCGGTGCGCGAACTGCTCCGCCGCCTCGATGTCGACAAGCTGGCCGACACCCTGCGCGCGCAGGTGGTGGACGAGTCGTCGCAGCACCGCAAGAAGATGCTGCTCAAGCGGCTCAAGATCGTCGACGCGTTCCGCAACTCGGGCGACGCCGGCGACGTGCGCAACAAGCCGGAATGGATGATCCTCGATGTCGTGCCGGTGATCCCGCCCGACCTGCGGCCGCTCGTGCCGCTCGACGGCGGACGCTTCGCCACGTCCGACCTCAACGATCTGTACCGCCGCGTCATCAACCGCAACAACCGCCTCCAGAAGCTCATCTCGCACCGCGCGCCCGAAGTCATCCTGCGCAACGAGAAGCGCATGCTCCAGGAGGCCGTGGACGCGCTGTTCGACAACGGGCGCCGATCCAAGGCCATTCGTGGCCGCGGCAAACGTCCGCTCAAGTCGCTGTCCGACATGCTCAAGGGCAAACAGGGCCGGTTCCGCCAGAACCTGCTCGGCAAGCGCGTGGACTACTCGGGCCGTTCGGTGATCGTCGTCGGTCCCGAGCTCAAGCTGCATCAGTGCGGCCTACCCAAGCTGATGGCCCTGGAACTGTTCAAGCCGTTCATCATCCACAAGCTCGTCGAGAAGGGGATCGCCGAGACGGTCAAGCGCGCCAAGAAGATCGTGGAGCGGGAGAGCCCCGAGGTATACGAGATCCTCGAGGAGATCATCCGCGACCATCCGGTGCTCCTGAACCGCGCGCCGACGCTGCACCGCCTGGGCATCCAGGCGTTCGAGCCGGTGCTGGTCGAAGGCAAGGCCATCCGCATCCATCCGCTGGTCTGCGCGGCGTTCAACGCCGACTTTGACGGCGACCAGATGGCCGTCCACGTGCCGCTGTCGTTCGAGGCGCAGCTCGAGGCGCGGCTGCTCATGCTCTCGAGCAACAACATCCTCAAGCCGTCAGACGGCCGGCCGGTGGCCGAGCCCAGCCAGGACATCGTGCTCGGGTGCTACTTCGCCACCAAGGCGCCGGCGAACTTTGACAAAGCCGAGAACCTGCGGCACGTCACGTCGGTGGCCGAAGTGGAGACCGAGATCGCCGTGCACCGCATGGACACGCACACCCCGGTGCTGTACTGGGTGGCGGACGCCGGCGGTGCCCGCTGGGAAAAGACGACGGCCGGGCGCGTACTGTTCAACGCGATCGTCCCGCCGGAACTCGGATACCAGAACCACGACATGAAGAAGAAGGCGCTCTCCGAGTTGGTGTTCGAGAGCTACCGGAAGGCGGGGCTCGCGGCGACGGTCTCGTTCCTCGACCGGCTCAAGGAGTTCGGGTTCTTCAACGCGTCGCGCGGCGGGGTGTCCATCGGCATCGAGGATCTGCAGATCCCGGCTGCCAAGAAGGAACTGCTCGCCGAAGCCGAAGAGCGGGTGGAGCGCTTCCAGCGCGCGTACCAGACGGGCAACATCACGAACGGTGAGCGTTACAACAAAGTGATCGACACCTGGACCCACGCCAATTCCGACGTGGCCGAGGCGATGGTGCGCGCCATGCGGGACTCGAAGAACGGATTCAACCCCGTGTTCATGATGTTCGACTCGGGATCCCGTGGCTCGCGCGACCAGATCCGTCAGCTGGCCGGCATGCGCGGCCTCATGGCCAAGCCGCAGAAGAAACTCACCGGCGGCATCGGCGAAATCATCGAGAGCCCGATCAAGTCGAACTTCCGTGAAGGCCTGTCGGTGCTCGAGTACTTCATCTCGACCCACGGCGCGCGCAAGGGTCTGGCCGATACGGCGCTCAAGACGGCCGACGCCGGCTACCTCACCCGCCGCCTCGTGGACGTCGCGCAGGACGTGACGATCACCGAGGAGGACTGCGGCACCATCCAGGGCCTTGAGATCTCGGCGCTCAAGGAAGGCGAGGACATCATCGAGCCGCTGTCCGAGCGTATCGTGGGCAACGTGGCTGCCGACGACGTCGAGGATCCGCACGAGATCGACGAGACGGGCCGCCGGACGCTGCTGGTCGAGGCCGGCACCCTGATCGACGAGGAGACCGCCCGCAACATCGAAGAGGCGGGCATCGAAACCGTGCGCATCCGTTCCGTGCTCACCTGCGAAGCCAAGCGCGGGCTGTGCCGCATGTGCTACGGCCGCAACCTGGCCACCATGGAAATGGTGGACCTGGGCGAGGCCGTGGGCATCATCGCCGCGCAGTCCATCGGCGAGCCGGGGACGCAGCTCACCCTGCGCACCTTCCACATCGGCGGCGCGGCCTCGCGCATCGCCGAACAGACGGCCCGCAAGTCGAAGGTGGCGGGTATCGCGGAGTACGGCGATCGCCTCAGCGCCGTCGCCAACCCCGACGGTCAGCGCATCGTCACGTCGTACGAGGGCGAGATCATCATCCGTCCGGCCGGCGACAAGAACACGGGCATCGGCGCGCGGCTGCAGGTGCCGCTCGGGGCCATCCTCATGGTCAACGACGGCGATGAGGTGAAGCGCGACCAGATCATCTTCAGTTGGGACCCGTACACCAACCCGATCATCGCCGACTGCGAAGGCGCCGTGAAGTTCGTCGACATCATCGACGACGAATCGGTGTCCGAGGAGCTCGATGAACTCACCGGACTGCGCCAGCGCGTGATCACCGAAGATCGCGAGAAGAAGCTCCACCCGCACATCGAGATCGTGCAGGAGAAGGGCGGGAAGGAGAAGCGCATCCGCGACTATGTCATCCCCGTGGGCGCACAGCTCACCGTGGAGGACGGGCAGAAGATCTTCGGCGGTACGATCCTCGCCAAGGTCGGCCGCGAGGCCTACAAGACCCGCGACATCACCGGCGGTCTGCCGCGCGTGGCCGAGTTGTTCGAGGCCCGGCGGCCGAAGGATCCGGCCACCATCTCCGAGGTCGACGGAATCGTCCGGTTCGGCGAGATCAAGCGCGGCAAGCGGGAGATCTACGTCTCACCGGTGCGCGTCGAGGGCGGCAACTGGGTGGTGGACGACACGCAGGAAGCACATCTGTACGAAGTCCCCGCGGGCAAGCACCTCCGCGTGCACGAGGGTGACCGTGTGCGGGCGGGCGACCGCCTGTCCGAGGGGCCAGTGAACCCCCACGACATCCTGCGCATCAAGGGGCCGCGCGCCGTACAGGAATACCTGCTCAACGAAGTGCAGGAGGTGTACCGCCTGCAGGGTGTGAAGATCAATGACAAGCACATCGGTGTGATCGTGCGCCAGATGCTGCAGAAGGTCCGCATTCTTGCCCCGGGCGACACGCAGTTCCTGGAAGGCGAGCATGTGGACAAGCAAGTCTTTCGCACCGAGAACGACCGCGCCAAGAAGAAGAAGGACGACCCGTCGGTGGCCGAGCCGCTCCTGCTCGGCATCACCAAGGCCAGCCTCACCACGCAGTCGTTCATCTCGGCGGCCAGCTTCCAGGAAACGACGCGCGTGCTCACCGACGCGGCCATCCGCGGGGCCAAGGACGACCTCCTCGGTCTCAAGGAGAACATCATCATCGGCCACCTCATTCCGGCCGGCACGGGCATGTACCGGTACCAAGCGGTCGAGATGGACGTGGAGCAGCCGGAAGGGTTCGGCGCGCTCCCGACGATGGCCGAAACGCTGCCCGGTGTTTTCGCGCCGGTGATCGAGGAAGAGGAACCGTTGCCCCTGTCCCGTCCGAGCGTGCCCGACGAGCTCTGA